From a single Aspergillus puulaauensis MK2 DNA, chromosome 2, nearly complete sequence genomic region:
- a CDS encoding DUF3807 domain-containing protein (COG:S;~EggNog:ENOG410PRXT;~InterPro:IPR024526;~PFAM:PF12720) — protein MTQKHVPPVTLEDLQAFQAKHFPDPIKPPTVHPVVNQTDPNTSYEKNHDVSAEDDLGYYPDGVKRTLTDEQIRIFRHSEIHSLLRERQIKAENEEYERKFGDKAQAGPGGQDAQEGLEKKTEALSASHGDQAELETKAVAGKKRSVDEAGSNSGPGSSEPVAKKQSTAPADVYLDYNEDEASVVSRSGHGQTAAPQFARRRIISYDD, from the exons ATGACCCAAAAGCATGTTCCTCCCGTAACTCTC GAAGACCTCCAAGCTTTTCAAGCAAAACATTTCCCGGACCCTATCAAGCCTCCAACAGTACACCCCGTCGTGAACCAGACTGATCCTAATACTTCCTACGAGAAAAACCACGATGTCAGTGCTGAAGATGACCTGGGCTACTACCCCGACGGGGTAAAGCGCACGCTCACGGACGAACAAATCCGCATCTTTCGACACAGTGAGATCCACTCGCTTCTTCGAGAGAGACAGATAAAGGCCGAGAATGAGGAGTATGAGCGGAAATTTGGAGATAAGGCTCAGGCGGGGCCTGGTGGTCAAGATGCACAAGAAGGtttagaaaagaaaaccgaGGCACTTTCTGCTTCTCATGGCGACCAGGCTGAGCTTGAAACTAAGGCTGTAGCTGGCAAGAAACGCTCTGTGGATGAGGCCGGATCCAACTCTGGCCCTGGGTCCAGTGAGCCGGTTGCGAAAAAACAGTCGACTGCCCCCGCGGATGTGTATTTGGATTAtaatgaggatgaggctAGTGTTGTCTCCCGGTCTGGTCATGGGCAGACAGCTGCTCCTCAGTTCGCCCGGCGGAGGATAATCTCGTACGACGACTGA
- a CDS encoding putative MFS transporter (COG:G;~EggNog:ENOG410PFJG;~InterPro:IPR020846,IPR011701,IPR036259;~PFAM:PF07690;~TransMembrane:8 (o75-96i108-128o134-155i167-187o199-217i248-274o286-303i315-340o);~go_function: GO:0022857 - transmembrane transporter activity [Evidence IEA];~go_process: GO:0055085 - transmembrane transport [Evidence IEA]), with product MTQSSEYEYDEPPPYLESATTPDDDDQDSDTAPSKVTHRDAREVYSKIVSTNFSILCAGFNDAALGPLIPYIQPWFHIGLLEISYIYLVNFAGGFTASFANIHICSHLGTGGTLVLGIAFQCTGYALMLWAPSFPFFLVAFVFTGFGLGISDAQANSFTVTVRNSHRWLGVLHAVYGLGTILAPLIANPIAAHTPRWQLYYLISLILGVINMLFNVWTFRHGLFRPNDPGAKGTPGRELRETLSHRSLWFLTMFFFLYSGAEITLGGWIVQFLVAVRHGEPEKVGYVASIFWCGFTLGRIALADVTHRFGERRMVFIYITLALIFQLMFWLIPSILINAISVCLLGM from the exons ATGACTCAATCATCGGAGTACGAGTACGATGAGCCCCCTCCATACTTGGAGAGTGCTACTACaccagacgacgacgaccaaGACTCGGATACCGCGCCATCCAAAGTGACTCACAGAGATGCCCGGGAAGTGTATAGCAAGATTGTCAGCACGAACTTCTCAATTCTATGCGCAGGATTCAACG ATGCCGCACTTGGGCCTCTTATCCCCTATATCCAGCCCTGGTTTCACATTGGCCTCCTCGAAATATCTTACATCTACCTCGTCAACTTCGCTGGCGGGTTCACCGCATCCTtcgccaacatccacatctgCTCACATCTAGGAACGGGCGGGACGCTCGTCCTCGGCATCGCATTCCAATGCACTGGCTACGCACTTATGCTCTGGGCGCCCTCGTTCCCTTTCTTCCTAGTCGCATTCGTATTCACGGGGTTCGGTCTGGGAATTTCCGATGCTCAGGCAAATAGCTTCACCGTCACTGTCCGCAACTCGCACCGCTGGCTGGGTGTGCTCCATGCTGTCTATGGCCTGGGCACCATCTTAGCTCCGCTTATTGCGAATCCCATTGCCGCGCATACGCCGAGATGGCAGCTTTACTATCTCATCTCGCTTATTCTAGGTGTGATCAACATGCTCTTCAACGTTTGGACCTTCCGCCATGGCCTGTTTAGGCCGAATGATCCTGGTGCGAAGGGGACGCCGGGCCGAGAACTGCGGGAGACACTTTCGCATCGGTCACTCTGGTTTCTTACTatgtttttcttcctttaTTCTGGAGCTGAGATTACCCTTGGCG gatggatcGTCCAGTTCCTAGTCGCGGTGCGGCATGGAGAACCCGAGAAGGTTGGCTACGTTGCGTCCATCTTCTGGTGTGGCTTTACGTTGGGTCGAATTGCTCTGGCAGACGTGACGCACCGGTTTGGTGAGAGACGTATGGTTTTCATATACATAACGCTCGCACTTATATTCCAGCTTATGTTCTGGCTTATTCCGAGCATCCTGATCAATGCCATCTCGGTTTGTTTGCTAGGTATGTAG
- a CDS encoding neutral amino acid permease (COG:E;~EggNog:ENOG410PHHD;~InterPro:IPR013057;~PFAM:PF01490;~TransMembrane:11 (i65-84o90-112i139-162o168-189i201-220o240-261i273-294o314-333i354-375o387-408i420-443o)): MTQNTSDFPAPYGQDASGPEKNLAADEASFGNDEKKEITPPYAQDAYGEEEFAEVKYKTLRWWQCGLLMVAETVSLGVLSLPAAVAGLGFVPAIIILVALGIFATYTGYVIGQFKNRYPQVMNMADAGEVVAGKWGREILGVAQMLFFVFVMASHLLTFTVAMNTLTDHGTCSIVFGVVGMVVSFILCLPRTLEKMSWLSLVSFISIFSAVMICMIGIGISKPGADNIVAVVDTDLYHGFTAVTNIVFAFCGHAAFFGLAAELKDPRDFPKGLCLLQGIDICLYLVAAVVIYRFGGADVSSPALGSAGPIVGKVAYGIALPTILIAGVIYGHVASKYIYLRIFRGTDRMHKNDFVAVGTWVAIAGALWVLAWIIAEAIPVFSNLLSLITALFASWFTYGLSGIFWLYMNKGVWFANWKKVCLTLLNVLAFVVGAVLCGMGLWVSGKALHDHPSSASFSCANNA; encoded by the exons ATGACTCAAAACACGTCGGACTTCCCGGCCCCCTACGGCCAGGATGCGTCGGGCCCAGAGAAAAACCTTGCTGCCGACGAGGCTTCGTTTGGCAAtgacgaaaagaaggaaatcaCCCCTCCGTATGCGCAAGACGCCtatggtgaagaagagttCGCGGAAGTCAAATACAAAACCTTGAGGTGGTG GCAATGCGGTCTGCTCATGGTGGCTGAAACGGTGTCCCTCGGTGTTCTCTCGCTACCGGCTGCAGTGGCAGGTTTGGGCTTCGTTCC TGCCATCATCATTCTTGTTGCGCTAGGTATCTTTGCGACATATACGGGCTACGTTATCGGACAATTCAAAAACAGATACCCCCAGGTTATGAACATGGCGGATGCGGGTGAGGTTGTGGCTGGTAAATGGGGTCGTGAGATTCTGGGAGTTGCCCAGATGCTGTTCTTCGTTTTCGTCATGGCGAGCCATTTGCTCACTTTCACTGTTGCCATGAACACCCTCACAGATCACGGCACATGCTCAATTGTCTTTGGGGTTGTAGGGATGGTCGTTTCGTTCATTCTTTGCCTGCCTCGGACTCTTGAAAAAATGTCCTGGCTTTCGCTTGTTT CATTCATTAGTATTTTCTCGGCCGTTATGATTTGCATGATTGGAATTGGCATTTCCAAGCCGGGAGCCGACAACATTGTGGCTGTTGTTGATACCGATCTCTACCACGGTTTCACTGCGGTTACCAACATTGTTTTTGCCTTCT GTGGACATGCTGCCTTTTTCGGACTTGCTGCTGAACTGAAGGACCCCCGCGACTTCCCCAAGGGACTGTGTCTCCTTCAGGGAATTGACATCTGTCTCTACCTCGTTGCAGCCGTTGTGATCTACCGCTTCGGCGGAGCAGATGTCAGTTCACCAGCCCTAGGCTCTGCAGGCCCAATTGTTGGCAAGGTTGCCTACGGCATTGCTCTTCCAACT ATCCTTATCGCCGGTGTAATCTACGGCCATGTCGCCTCAAAATACATCTATCTGCGTATCTTCCGTGGCACCGACCGTATGCACAAGAACGATTTCGTTGCCGTCGGCACCTGggtcgccatcgccggcgccCTCTGGGTTCTAGCCTGGATCATCGCCGAGGCGATCCCCGTCTTCAGCAACCTGCTCAGTCTCATCACAGCTCTCTTCGCAAGCTGGTTCACCTACGGCCTGTCTGGCATTTTCTGGCTCTACATGAACAAGGGTGTATGGTTCGCCAACTGGAAGAAGGTCTGCCTTACACTTCTGAACGTCCTTGCTTTTGTGGTTGGTGCGGTGCTTTGCGGAATGGGTCTCTGGGTTTCTGGGAAGGCGTTGCACGATCATCCCAGTTCTGCCAGTTTCTCTTGTGCGAATAATGCCTAG
- a CDS encoding acetyltransferase SAS4-like domain-containing protein (COG:S;~EggNog:ENOG410PKC1;~InterPro:IPR038988,IPR029184;~PFAM:PF15460;~go_component: GO:0033255 - SAS acetyltransferase complex [Evidence IEA];~go_process: GO:0016573 - histone acetylation [Evidence IEA]) — translation MTSTAVMPVRSRSSLRALDSNDTGENSIHPPPSERPRLNPVPSRRRKSSPDLLDTTIESTPFSASTKLRRPRPLFALSSAHTTSSPPPAGNTPRARNLRLHHHDTPISTSTALYMNGGLEPESPDPLDTISPAPAPATLKSAQEPSNTTTPTSAAYRQRRVTQPPKSASEQVIKEPPKSKNTRIPRGSTIPPSDDSIPQSLTVPAATAPEKRRSLRSHDGSSRAKSELALYFPNYDQVISLEPPKTELLSGNTVIKLIDDLAEPPIPPSTLSSSDSDTPFGNPLVNLHKCEVINLPGPPTPSNNDTGAESGENGGEDPLNEEFFFKAHRRHERQEKQLRNIERDRAQHDKQQLDRLLDELKSQDWLRVMGITGRSLSDQDKKLYEPKRDYFIKEISALLQKFKIWKEEEKRRKLDKDKNSSSHSDAAEPFHAKENEKEEEEDASEPPPDDVDALAARQLLQEARSATAGKRPKVKLEPELPPAPELPKPFTSFFAKPHLREQAMSGNRKGRSRFAFGQPIPDVEEREFELPGDILTPEAIKSCQRKRRRLKRASSN, via the exons ATGACCTCCACTGCCGTCATGCCCGTGCGATCGAGGTCCTCTCTCCGCGCGTTAGACTCGAACGACACGGGTGAGAATTCCATCCACCCGCCCCCCTCAGAGCGACCTCGCCTCAACCCTGTCCCATCGCGTCGTCGCAAGAGTTCCCCCGACCTGTTAGACACCACGATCGAAAGCACACCATTCTCCGCCTCGACCAAGCTCCGCCGACCGCGACCGCTCTTCGCCCTTTCCTCCGCCCACACcacttcctctccgccaCCTGCTGGCAACACTCCGCGCGCCAGAAACCTCCGTCTTCACCACCATGATACCCCAATCTCTACCTCAACGGCGCTATACATGAATGGTGGTCTCGAGCCCGAATCCCCCGATCCCCTCGATACAATCTCTCCTGCGCCGGCTCCTGCTACCCTCAAATCCGCCCAAGAACCATCTAATACTACTACGcccacctccgccgcctaCCGTCAGCGCCGTGTTACGCAGCCGCCGAAATCGGCGTCGGAACAAGTTATAAAAGAGCCTCCAAAATCGAAAAATACCCGTATCCCTCGAGGATCAACGATCCCTCCTTCAGACGACTCAATTCCTCAGTCATTAACAGTACCTGCCGCAACGGCTCCGGAGAAGCGGCGGAGCCTTCGCTCCCATGATGGGAGCTCGAGGGCGAAAAGTGAATTGGCACTGTACTTTCCGAATTATGATCAAGTGATAAGTCTAGAGCCTCCGAAGACAG AATTGCTTTCGGGAAATACTGTGATCAAGCTGATTGACGACCTTGCTGAGCCTCCCATCCCTCCTTCTACCTTGTCGAGTTCCGACAGCGACACACCATTTGGAAACCCTTTGGTTAATCTACATAAATGCGAAGTTATCAACCTTCCTGGTCCTCCCACGCCATCAAATAATGACACTGGGGCTGAATCTGGAGAGAATGGTGGGGAAGACCCCCTCAACGAAGAATTCTTTTTCAAAGCCCATCGACGACACGAACGAcaggagaagcagctccGAAACATCGAGCGGGACCGTGCGCAGCACGATAAACAGCAACTAGACCGTCTTCTGGATGAGCTGAAGAGCCAAGATTGGCTGCGTGTCATGGGGATCACTGGTCGAAGCCTGTCAGATCAGGACAAAAAACTATACGAGCCAAAGCGGGACTATTTCATCAAAGAAATATCCGCGCTTCTTCAGAAGTTCAAGATttggaaggaagaagaaaagcgaCGTAAGCTTGACAAAGATAAGAATTCGTCTTCTCACTCCGACGCTGCCGAACCTTTCCACGCAAAAGAaaacgagaaagaagaggaagaagacgccaGCGAACCGCCACCAGACGACGTCGATGCTCTAGCAGCCCGGCAACTCCTTCAAGAAGCTCGGTCTGCTACAGCCGGGAAACGGCCAAAAGTGAAGCTGGAGCCCGAACTGCCACCTGCTCCTGAACTACCAAAGCCGTTCACATCCTTTTTCGCGAAACCTCATCTGCGAGAGCAAGCCATGTCGGGGAATCGTAAGGGCCGCAGCCGCTTCGCATTTGGGCAGCCGATACCTGACGTTGAGGAGAGAGAATTTGAGCTTCCAGGTGATATATTAACACCAGAAGCGATCAAGTCATGCCAACGAAAGAGAAGACGGTTGAAGCGGGCGAGTTCAAACTGA
- a CDS encoding uncharacterized protein (COG:S;~EggNog:ENOG410PXQH): MRKTIVITAAALSGISIAVSLYLSRQKQYLASRVRHYSKHGQLSPSTPRNISSLPTEVFSSKCYAVYDYASIATPRHALPDLELRQLLTVLLRRNMTSFARLPQARLLKLMAPDPEAQQSFDPAHIETLEFGEGDLVCNGYRVKLRTDEKVEFEFQLGIQGRLVMSVEAEGDEVVFHNETLMIREEDSKTKLPLENGLANWFHELTAWWMLESGVNYLKGLKGENYTA, encoded by the coding sequence ATGCGGAAAACCATCGTCATCACAGCGGCAGCCCTCAGTGGCATCTCGATAGCCGTATCTCTATACCTCTCACGCCAGAAACAATACCTCGCATCGAGGGTTCGTCATTACTCAAAACACGGCCAGCTCTCTCCCTCGACACCACGCAATATTTCATCCCTCCCTACTGAGGTTTTCAGCTCAAAGTGCTATGCCGTCTACGACTACGCATCCATCGCAACACCGCGTCATGCACTCCCAGATCTCGAGCTACGCCAACTTCTCACCGTTCTCCTCCGCCGAAACATGACCTCCTTCGCACGCTTACCACAGGCTCGTCTTCTTAAACTCATGGCGCCGGATCCAGAGGCTCAGCAAAGTTTCGATCCGGCGCATATAGAGACTCTTGAATTTGGAGAAGGCGATCTTGTCTGTAATGGATATCGAGTGAAGCTACGCACGGACGAAAAGGTGGAGTTTGAGTTCCAGTTGGGCATACAGGGACGATTGGTGATGAGTGTCGAGGCCGAGGGGGATGAGGTGGTATTCCATAACGAGACGCTCATGATTCGAGAGGAGGATTCGAAGACAAAGCTTCCGTTGGAGAACGGATTGGCGAATTGGTTTCACGAATTGACGGCGTGGTGGATGCTAGAGTCGGGGGTGAATTATCTCAAGGGGTTGAAGGGAGAGAACTATACCGCGTAG
- a CDS encoding dihydrodipicolinate synthase family protein (COG:E;~EggNog:ENOG410PKFF;~InterPro:IPR002220,IPR013785;~PFAM:PF00701;~go_function: GO:0003824 - catalytic activity [Evidence IEA];~go_function: GO:0016829 - lyase activity [Evidence IEA]), which produces MVNRPLIPGVYVPTVAFFSENEDVDVPTVEKHAAYLAKSGVAGIVVQGSNGEAVHLDREERNLITAATRRALDSVDATSMPVIVGTGAPSTRETINLSKDAAAAGGDYVLVLPPSYYKGLVSSAALLDHFRAVADASPIPVLIYNFPGASSGLDLSSDDILALSSHPNIIGTKLTCGNTGKLTRIAAQAGSSFITFGGSCDFTLQSLIGGGAGVIAGTANLIPRACVQIIDLYRAGRVEEAQKVQAIVARADWLAIKGGFVAVKSALQTYRGYGEQPRRPCVAPSSSEAAALKEAFGESVELEKKLEASQ; this is translated from the coding sequence ATGGTCAATCGTCCTCTCATCCCCGGCGTTTACGTCCCAACCGTCGCCTTCTTTTCTGAAAACGAAGATGTCGATGTCCCCACCGTCGAGAAACACGCCGCCTACCTCGCAAAGTCCGGGGTCGCCGGTATCGTGGTGCAGGGAAGCAACGGCGAGGCTGTTCACTTAGACCGCGAAGAACGCAATCTCATCACAGCCGCGACCCGTCGCGCCCTCGACTCCGTTGATGCCACGTCAATGCCTGTCATCGTTGGCACAGGCGCCCCTTCCACCCGCGAAACAATCAATCTCAGCAAAGACGCCGCTGCGGCTGGCGGTGACTACGTCCTAGTTCTCCCTCCGAGCTACTACAAGGGTCTtgtctcctccgccgcttTGCTCGACCACTTCCGTGCCGTCGCAGACGCCTCTCCAATCCCAGTTCTCATCTACAACTTCCCGGGTGCCTCTTCGGGGCTCGACCTCTCGTCAGACGACATACTTGCCCTTTCGTCACACCCCAACATCATCGGTACGAAGCTTACCTGCGGGAACACGGGTAAGCTCACCCGTATCGCGGCGCAAGCTGGATCTTCGTTCATCACATTCGGCGGTTCGTGCGATTTCACACTCCAATCTCTTATTGGTGGAGGTGCGGGTGTTATCGCCGGTACTGCCAATCTCATCCCCCGCGCCTGTGTTCAGATCATTGATCTCTACCGTGCGGGCCGTGTAGAGGAGGCCCAAAAGGTTCAGGCCATCGTGGCCCGTGCGGACTGGCTTGCTATAAAGGGTGGCTTTGTGGCTGTTAAGAGTGCCCTGCAGACATACCGTGGATACGGCGAGCAGCCACGCCGGCCGTGTGTTGCGCCTTCGTCATCGGAGGCGGCGGCCTTGAAGGAGGCTTTCGGTGAGAGTGTGGAGTTGGAGAAAAAGCTGGAGGCGTCACAATGA
- the HEX1 gene encoding beta-N-acetylhexosaminidase (CAZy:GH20;~COG:G;~EggNog:ENOG410PIDG;~InterPro:IPR025705,IPR017853,IPR029018,IPR029019, IPR015883;~PFAM:PF14845,PF00728;~SECRETED:SignalP(1-19);~go_function: GO:0004553 - hydrolase activity, hydrolyzing O-glycosyl compounds [Evidence IEA];~go_function: GO:0004563 - beta-N-acetylhexosaminidase activity [Evidence IEA];~go_process: GO:0005975 - carbohydrate metabolic process [Evidence IEA]), which produces MIYARLCTALIAVASSVAAVKVNPLPAPRHISWGSSGPRPLSDSVSLRSDQDTKDSILTNAWDRAWESITSLEWVPAGIEQPISSFEPFPTATPSPSPSSSAAAKAKRADSPISFVEVEVDDWDADLQHGVDESYTLEAKDGSDTVQITAKTVWGVLHAFTTFQQLVISDGKGGLIIEQPVQIRDAPLYPYRGIMIDTGRNFISVRKTYEQLDGMALSKLNVLHWHLDDTQSWPLHIDAYPEMVKDAYSARETFSHKDLRNVIAYARARGIRVIPEIDMPAHSASGWQQVDPEIVACADSWWSNDNWELHTAVQPNPGQLDIINPKTYEVVRKVYEELSGIFTDNWFHVGGDEIQPNCYNFSSYVTEWFAEDPSRDYNDLMQHWVDKSVPIFKNVSQSRRLIMWEDVVLNTEHANDVPKDIVMQSWNNGLENIAKLTEAGYDTVVSSSDFMYLDCGHGGYVTNDDRYNEQANPDPDTPSFNYGGIGGSWCAPYKTWQRIYNYDFTLNLTKSQAEHVIGAAAPLWAEQVDDVNVSNMFWPRAAALAELVWSGNRDAKGNKRTNLFTQRLMNFREYLVANNVMAAIVAPKYCLQHPHACDLNLNQTILY; this is translated from the coding sequence ATGATTTATGCTCGCCTTTGTACCGCGTTGATCGCGGTGGCGTCCTCGGTCGCCGCCGTTAAGGTCAATCCTTTACCAGCTCCGCGCCACATTTCTTGGGGTTCTTCAGGCCCCAGACCGCTATCAGATTCCGTGTCTCTGCGGAGCGATCAGGATACAAAGGACAGTATTCTCACGAATGCGTGGGATCGCGCCTGGGAGTCCATCACTTCTTTGGAATGGGTCCCTGCTGGAATCGAACAACCCATTTCATCTTTCGAACCTTTTCCAACAGCTACCCCatccccttctccatcttctagCGCTGCTGCTAAGGCAAAGCGTGCCGACTCGCCGATAAGTTTTGTGGAAGTTGAGGTGGACGACTGGGATGCCGACCTCCAGCACGGGGTGGACGAATCCTACACTCTTGAAGCCAAAGATGGCTCCGATACCGTCCAGATTACTGCAAAGACCGTGTGGGGTGTTCTGCACGCTTTTACTACATTCCAGCAATTGGTCATTTCGGACGGCAAAGGAGGGCTGATTATCGAACAGCCCGTTCAAATTAGGGATGCTCCTCTATACCCTTACCGTGGAATTATGATTGATACCGGCCGTAACTTCATCTCTGTGCGCAAGACCTACGAACAACTGGATGGCATGGCACTGTCGAAGCTAAATGTCCTACACTGGCATCTGGATGATACCCAGTCATGGCCCTTGCATATCGACGCCTACCCAGAGATGGTTAAAGACGCATACTCCGCGCGAGAGACCTTCTCTCACAAGGACCTGCGCAACGTTATTGCATATGCCCGCGCCCGCGGTATCCGTGTGATTCCCGAGATTGACATGCCCGCGCACTCTGCCTCCGGATGGCAGCAGGTTGATCCTGAGATTGTGGCCTGTGCTGATTCCTGGTGGTCCAACGACAACTGGGAGTTGCACACGGCAGTCCAGCCGAACCCGGGACAGCTCGATATTATCAACCCAAAGACTTACGAAGTCGTCAGAAAAGTATACGAAGAGCTTTCTGGTATTTTCACCGACAACTGGTTCCACGTCGGAGGCGACGAAATCCAGCCGAACTGCTACAACTTCAGCAGCTACGTTACTGAGTGGTTCGCAGAGGATCCCTCGCGTGATTACAACGACCTAATGCAACACTGGGTCGACAAATCTGTGCCAATCTTTAAGAACGTCAGTCAGTCCCGCCGTCTAATCATGTGGGAAGACGTCGTTCTCAACACAGAACATGCCAATGATGTTCCCAAGGATATCGTCATGCAAAGCTGGAACAATGGGCTTGAGAACATTGCCAAACTCACTGAAGCCGGGTATGATACGGTTGTGTCCTCTTCGGACTTCATGTACCTCGACTGTGGTCATGGCGGCTACGTCACCAACGACGACAGGTACAACGAGCAAGCCAACCCTGACCCTGATACCCCGAGCTTCAATTACGGTGGCATCGGCGGGTCATGGTGCGCTCCATACAAGACGTGGCAGCGGATCTACAACTACGACTTCACCCTGAACCTTACGAAGAGCCAGGCAGAGCACGTCATCGGTGCCGCTGCGCCTCTCTGGGCCGAACAGGTTGACGACGTGAATGTGTCCAACATGTTCTGGCCTCGTGCTGCGGCTCTCGCGGAGCTCGTGTGGTCTGGGAACCGCGATGCTAAGGGCAACAAGCGTACCAACCTATTCACGCAACGCCTTATGAATTTCCGCGAGTACCTTGTCGCAAACAACGTGATGGCTGCTATTGTCGCTCCCAAGTACTGCCTGCAGCACCCCCACGCTTGTGATCTAAACCTCAACCAGACCATTCTTTATTAG
- a CDS encoding uncharacterized protein (COG:S;~EggNog:ENOG410PRWR;~InterPro:IPR021765;~PFAM:PF11807;~TransMembrane:1 (o14-35i);~go_process: GO:0043386 - mycotoxin biosynthetic process [Evidence IEA]), whose product MAHSHPKSTTTNPAIHITILTIATLLIFSVLILIIGPSRILSDSTTSCTCPPIHIDISNPQSSSSPSSPSHHDGTHQRIYNNSATLEAINKSPANPLTWEEVLTPPLITHGIRIQQESLNHLDDHPDIEAEPAEGGGHGHAHGHSNSGGVSGFVISMEHQLHCLTAIRGLIFPNNTNIALNSSNTPWQEKTMDLNYGHWSHCFDYLAQAILCAADDTLERPKKVVYDGKAYWRNDGVGAIHQCRDSRLLWEISVQSQNEPMNMTGWKEGIGAREFFVNELEETGYKYEIPESWRLGVL is encoded by the exons ATGGCGCACAGCCACCCCaaatcaacaaccacaaatCCAGCCATCCACATCACAATCCTCACCATCGCAACCCTACTCATCTTCTCTGTGCTTATCCTCATAATCGGACCGTCGCGAATCCTCTCCGACTCCACCACATCTTGCACTTGCCCCCCAATCCACATCGACATCTCAAATCCCCAATCCAGCAGCTCGCCCTCTAGCCCCAGTCACCATGATGGCACCCACCAACGCATATACAACAACTCTGCCACTCTCGAAGCCATAAACAAATCCCCCGCCAACCCTTTAACATGGGAAGAGGTCCTCACGCCGCCCCTCATCACGCACGGCATCCGCATCCAACAGGAGAGCCTGAACCATCTAGACGACCACCCCGATATCGAAGCCGAGCCAGCAGAGGGCggcggccacggccacgCGCATggccacagcaacagcggTGGTGTAAGTGGGTTCGTCATTAGCATGGAACACCAGCTACACTGCCTAACCGCGATTCGGGGCCTGATTTTCCCCAATAATACGAATATTGCTCTGAATAGTTCCAATACACCCTGGCAGGAGAAAACAATGGACTTGAATTATGGGCATTGGAGCCATTGTTTTGATTATCTTGCTCAG GCTATTCTCTGCGCCGCAGACGATACGCTCGAACGACCCAAGAAAGTCGTGTACGATGGGAAAGCATATTGGCGTAATGACGGCGTTGGTGCGATCCATCAGTGTAGAGATTCGCGGCTGCTTTGGGAGATATCCGTTCAAAGCCAGAACGAGCCGATGAATATGACGGGATGGAAGGAAGGCATTGGGGCGAGGGAGTTCTTTGTGAATGAGTTGGAAGAAACTGGGTATAAGTATGAGATTCCTGAATCTTGGCGTTTGGGGGTTTTGTAG